In the Podospora bellae-mahoneyi strain CBS 112042 chromosome 4, whole genome shotgun sequence genome, one interval contains:
- the HPT1 gene encoding hypoxanthine-guanine phosphoribosyltransferase (EggNog:ENOG503P10X; COG:A), with the protein MVEKLYVTYNDVHKLCQESAIPILSEFKPDLMIAIGGGGYVPARILRSFLKQPGSPNIPIQAIGLSLYEQLPNAADQVVEQVGHKVTRTQWLDLTALGSMKNLVGKRILIVDEVDDTRTTLEYAVKELQKDVEEVRAKLGVDEKTEFGIFVLHNKDKQKRGTLPEDVTNGRYWAARTVGDEWICYPWEAIDIDEHDANAAAALAKKSQA; encoded by the exons ATGGTCGAGAAGCTCTACGTCACGTACAACGAT gTACACAAACTCTGCCAAGAGtccgccatccccatcctctccgagTTCAAGCCCGACCTCATGATCGCCATCGGCGGAGGCGGCTACGTCCCCGCCCGCATCCTCCGCTCCTTCCTCAAGCAGCCCGGCAGCCCAAACATCCCGATCCAGGCCATCGGTCTGTCCCTGTACGAGCAGCTCCCCAACGCGGCCGACCAGGTTGTCGAGCAGGTCGGCCACAAGGTCACACGCACCCAGTGGCTCGACCTCACGGCGCTGGGCTCCATGAAGAACCTGGTCGGGAAGCGCATCTTGATCgtggacgaggtggacgacACGAGGACCACGCTCGAGTACGCCGTCAAGGAGCTCCAGaaggatgtcgaggaggtgaGGGCCAAGCTTGGTGTGGATGAGAAGACTGAGTTTGGAATTTTTGTGCTTCAT AACAAGGACAAGCAAAAGCGTGGCACCCTCCCCGAGGATGTCACCAACGGCCGCTACTGGGCCGCGAGGACGGTCGGCGACGAGTGGATCTGCTACCCCTGGGAGGCCATTGACATTGACGAGCACGATGccaatgctgctgctgccttggCCAAGAAGTCTCAGGCCTAA